The genomic stretch CCGCAGAAGTGATTGTTGTATTGCTGCAGGCTGACAATCCACGGATGACTCCCAGGACGTGCCTCGACCCCTCCCACAATCGCCTGGTCCATGCGGCCCGTCGCTTCGACGTCCTGCCTCTCCAGCTCCGGACCACCACATCCCAACAGGCTGACCGCGACAATCACTCCACTCACGAAGCGCAATGCGCCCTCCTTGCTCAGACGACACATGCCAACAGCAAGCCACATGCCAAGCCTCAACTAAAGGAATCCCGAGCGCATTCGACTCACGGCGCGCCGTTGACACGTCAGCGAGCTCTCGCAGAGACGGGATGACGCGTCAGCCGTCCATTCGTCGTGCTGCGCGGGCCGAAGAGCCAGCAGGTCAGCAAGAGCAACCCGTCAAGGTTGCGGGCGGCGTCGCGAACGTTGACTTCCGCGACGTACTGTCCTGGGTTGTCCAGAGCCCCACCGAGGGCCGGTCGACAGTGAAAAGACCCGCCAACTACAAGCATCTGTCTCCCCCAATTTTCGGACCAGTTGAAGCGTGAGAGAGTCCTCGCGGCCTGGGGTGGCCCTCGTGCCGGGGCCAACACCTCGCACATCCCGTGGGCAAGCCCAGGTGCTCCTGAATTACCCGCACCCAGGGGCCCCTTCACGTACGCCAAGCCCCTTGAGCCTGCCTCCACACCTCACGCAGGCGAACACGGCAGCGGACGGGGCCTCTCGCCGAGCCCTGCGCTGTCCTGCTTCCGATGGGGCAACGCAGCACGGAGGCGGAAAACGGCTCAGCGCCCGAGCAGCGCAACTCAGTTGCCTGAGCCCCCGACTCACCGGCCAGGAACTTCGGGCTTCTCCGGTGCAGCGCTCTCACCAAGTGGATGGTCGCGGAAGCCCTGCTGGAGTGACTGAATGGCTCGAACCTCGGCGCGCTGTTCTTCGACCGTCCGCGGCCTCGTGGATGCGCCACGCGAGTCCATTCAGATGGACACGGCTTCGGCCCGCTTCCCTCACCCGCCCCCTCTCCCAGAGGGAGAGGGGATTCAGCCGACGAGGTCCGCCTTCGCGAGGTTACGTGCTGCGCGCCTGGTGGTGAGTACGCCCAGCAGCGCGGGCCACCCCACGGCGATGACCAGCGCCAGGGTGGGTCCCAGGGAGTTGGCCAGCCAGAAGCCCACGGGCCCCACCGCGGCGAGCCCCGGCTCGGGCTCGAGCAGCACCGATGAGCGCGGCCACCCGGGCGAGCAGCAGGCCCCAGAACCACTGCGCGCGGCGCACCGGCTGCGTCAGCATCAGCTCGAAGAAGCCGCTGGTCTTCGCGCGCACGATGGCCGAGTGCGTGCCGACCTTCGAGCACAGCGACTCCACCAGCTCCAGCCTCACGAGCACCCAGGCACCAGGAGGAACATGTGCTTGGGCACCGCGCCTCGCGAGCAGACCGTGAGGCGCGGCTGCTCCCGAGGCCCGCGCGACGCGGAAAAAGGCACACCCTCGTCACTCGCACCTGCAAAGCTCCCTCCATGGAACGCTTCGTCGAGGTCGCCGAGGGAGTCTCTCTCTGGGTCGAGTCACATGGGCCCGAGGATGCTCCCGCCATCCTGCTCATCATGGGCTCCACCGTCTCGGGACTCGTCTGGCCCGACGAGCTCGTGGAGGCCCTGGCACGACGCCACCGCGTCATCCGCTATGACCACCGGGACACCGGCGCGTCCACATGGGCGTTCGATACCGTCCCCTACTCCGCGACCCGGATGGCCGAGGACGCACTCGCCATCCTCGATGCGCTCGGGGTCCAGCGCGCACACGTCGTGGGCCTGTCACTCGGAGGCGTCCTGGTGCAGTGGCTCCTGGTCGCCCACCCCGAGCGGCTGCTCAGCGCGACCGTCATCGGAGCGCCCGCCCTCGACGGGGCGCCCGCCCTCGACGGAATGACAGCACGCGTCCCCATCGACCCCGGCCTGTTCGAGTTCTGGCGCCACATGTTCGAACCCCGGGAGCGCGAGGCCCAGATCGAGTGGCGGGTCGAGAACTGGCGAAGGCTCCACGGCGCGGTGCTCCCCTTCGACGCCGAGGAGTTCCGCGCCCTGGAGCGGCGCATCATCGGCCACGCCGGCCGACACGACACCTCCACCGCCCACGCGCGAGCCGACCCCTCCGGCCTCGCACGCGGAGCCGAACTGGCCCACGTCACCATCCCCACGCTCGTCATCGCCACGCCGGAGGACCCGACCAACCCCGAGTCCAACGCGCGCTTCCTCGCTCGGACGCTGCCGCGCTCCACCCTGGTGACCATCGACGGCATGGGGCACTCGGTCCCGCGCGCCGTCGTGCCCTCGCTCGCGAAGGCGCTGCTGGGCCACATCGAGACAATGGCGCCTCGCTGACCCAGGAGCGCCGCGCGCCCTACCCCTTCCGCAGCCCCACCACCTCGCCGTACCCACCGGGGATGAAGAAGTGGTGCGTCTCCATGCCCATGATGCGAAGGGCCGTGGTGACGACGCCCGCGGACCGCGGGACGCGCTTCTGCGTCTGTCCCGTCTCCTCGATGATGTCCACCGGGACGCCGAGGCCGCGCGTCGTGTACGTGCCCACCTGCCGGTTCGCCGCCACGTTGCCACCGGCGAACATCACCGAGGTGTACGGGTGGTGGTCATCCGGCAGGTTGTAGGTGCCGTTGCTCGAGCGCGAGGCCCAGCTCCGGCCGAACTCGCTCATCACCAGCACCAGCGTGTCATCCAGCAGCGTCTTGCCCGGCTTGCCCGGCGCCGGCGAGGCCTTCATCTCGCCCAGGAAGCGCGCGACACAGTCCATCCCCCCCGGCCGTGCGCGCAACTGAAGGCATGGCCCCCGCCGTTGTGCGTGTCGAAGTCCATCCGCAGCGAGACATGCACCGACGTGCACAGGTCCGACTTGAGTAGTCGCAGCGCCATGTCCATCCGCGGGTCCAACCCCACGAGGCGGAAGTTCGCGTTGCCGAACGTGTAAGTGAAGGCCTCGCTCAGGTAGATCGACAGGTACGCGGGCCGGTTCGACCTCAGCGCGTCGATGCCCTTGGCCTTCTCCAACACGGACGCGACATCCGTCGCCCGCACGCGGGAGACCGACGACAGCGAGCCGTGCAGGCCCTCCAGGTAGTTGTCTACCTTCGCCGTCGAGCGGCCCAGCATCGGCTGCGCCTGCCCCAACGAGTAACGCTCCACCGTCGTCGTCTTCAGGGTGGCGCCCGTGGGCCGTCCCTTCGCATCCAGCTGGTCCCCTGGTCGATGCCGTGCAGCACGCTCAGCTGCGCGTGCAGCGAGAAGTGCTGAGAGCCATACATCAGCGGACTACGCATAATAGGGATGGGGGCCCTGTTGAGTGGGGAGGGAGGGTGCAGAGGGGCCGAGGAGGACCGCTGACGGGGCCGCCCGAGTGATGCTCCTGTCCAGTGGACAGGCCGCTTGAGCCCCTTGGGGTACACGCCAGCCCAGACCGCGCTCCCTTCAGGTGCGTGGCAGGAGCCTGGACTTCTTGGCGCCTCTTGAGCCTCAACCCCCCGCGGCCTGGGGTGGCCCTCGTGCCGGGGCCCACCTCGCACATCCCGTGGGCATGCCCAGGTGCTCCAGAATTGCCCGCACCCCGGGGGCCCCCTTCACGTACGCCAAGACCCTTAAGCCTGCCTCCACTCCTCACGCAGACGAACGTATGTGGCCATGGAGGTCTCACGAGAAGCTGATTCCTATCGCGTCGGGGCACGGCTAAGACTTACCCGGAACACGCACACGTCTGGATTGGCGTGGACACGGAAGCATCTGGCGCCCGCGAGGAAGCCCCACGCCGGGTGGAAGTGTAGACACGCTGCGACTGTCCTGGACCGCTGACCCGTGTCTGCTCACGGCGCCAGGGATACTCCGTTCCACTCGAGGTTCTCCATGCGTTCATTGCGCCGTCTCACTGCCCTGCTGCTCCTGCCGCTCGCCTTTGGCTGTGGTCAGGAAGGTCTCCCCGAAAACGAAGCCGAGTCGCTCTCCGCGCGAGCTGACCCGTTCACCATCATCCGGGAGACGGTCCAGAATGCGTGCGGCAACGCAGGCACCACTCCGCAGGTCTTCAGCAATACGCTGATGAGCCCCGCGGCCCTCAATGTCGGCGGCGGCGCACCCGCGAATTGGAATCCCGAGAGTGGCCGCATGAGCCGCGGTGGCATCGAATACGTCTCCGCCAATGGCCTCCGCTTCGAGCTCGTTACTGACAAGTGCACGTACATCAAAGAGGTCAAAGTCGGCTCGCGCGTCGTGACGCCGACGTATACCGATGGCTATTGGTATTCCGCCCAGGACTCCTCGTACCAACCCGCGGACCCCAGCCGCTACGGCTACAACTTGTGGATATTCTTCCCCTATCTGGGAGATGGCTCCACGAACCAGGTCACCATCACCGTGGGGCGCACCTTCGGCAGCGGCACCGCGACGTACAGCTTCCCGATGGTGCAAGTCGATAGCGTCGAGGCGAGCTACGTCCCCGCACCCATCGGATTCTCTCGTGCCGAGCTGTTGAACATGTTCGGCAAGGCGCTCTACACGAAGTTCAATGGCGCTACGAATTCGACCGTCCTCAGGTCGTCGGACGGCTCCACGCGCCGCATCTACGGCTACGACCCGAATAGCCTCCAGCTCTCCGTCACCTCGAGTGGCGTGGGCTTCTCGTTCAAATTCAAGACGGATATCAACAATTGGTGCGACCCGACGATTCGCGCCTATGGCACCTTCAAGCTGAATGCGAACTTCTCCGGCATTTCGGTGCAATGGGTGAATGCGCCCCAGGCGAGCCTCGATTGGCCGTTCCTGTGTCAGGCGGTTCAGGTCGTTCCCATTCTCGGCCTCATTCCCGCCCTCATCTACGACATCATCGAGAGCGAGGCGGCGAACAGCATTACTTCCACCATCGAAAGTTCCATCATCGATTCGCTGCCCGAGACGGCAGACGTGCAGCTGTTCCTCGATGGCTCGACGACGCGCAACAACGAACTGCTCGTCAATCTCAAGCTGCCGGCGCCTTCCATCAAGATCAACGTCCCGTACGACGCGTTCGACATGAACCGGAGCGCGACGCTCTTCCCCTCGGGCGAAAACCTGACGCTGCTCGCGAGCGGCTTGGGCGTGAATGACTACGTCGCCGGTGTGACGCCCCAGACGACGCTCTACTCGGGCCCCAATGGCGTTCCGCGCTACGGCTCCACCATGTGGCCGAATGCACAGACGTTGAGCCGTGCGACCAACCCCGTTTGGAATGGCCTGCCCATCGCCCGCTTGCTGGCGCGCATGTCGCCGACGGTCGTCTCCACGTCGACGTACCAGTACACGCCCGGCTGTACGTTCAAGGCGAACAACAAGTTCGGCCAAGCGTCCGTGCGCTTCGGTGTGAATGACACGGCCACGGATGCGCAGCGCCTTCGCGGCATCTTCGGCGCCGCCCCAGGCTACTCGCTGCGGGTCGTCTTCCTGAACGACTTCAGCACCTCGATCGCGGATAACGCTTCCCGCTGCGGTGTCACGACGTACAGCCCCGTCTATGGCTCGGACGGGCCCGTCCTGGCGAATCCGTAGTTTCCCTGTTGGATGGGAGAGCCTGCGCGCGTGACGGCAGGTGTTGCCGCGCACCTTACGCATCAGAGGGATGGGGGCCCTGTTGAGGGGGGAGGAAAGGTGCAGAGGGGCCGAGGAGGACCGCTGACGGGGCCGCCCGAGTGGTGCTCCCGTCCAGTGGACAGGCCGCTTGAGCCCCCTTTGGGTACACGCCTGCCCAGACCGCGCTCCCTTCAGGTGCGCACCAGGGGCTTGGTCCTCTTGGCGCCTCTTGAGCCTCAACACCCCGCGGCCTGGGGTGGCCCTCGTGCAGGGGCCCACCTCGCACATCCCGTGGGCAAGCCCAGGTGCTCCTGAATTGCCCGCCCCCCGGGGCCCCCTTCACGTACGCCAAGACTCTTGAGCCTGCCTCCACCCCTCACGCAGGCGAACACCTCGAAGTCGAACGTCCTCCTGAGCAACTCTGCGAAAGTCCACTCGCGGTGTCCTCTTCTTCACCCGCTCCTTCCTCGCCGCTGCCTCAAGCCCCGCGCCCGCCTCCTGCGCACCTGCTTGAGAGAGCGTGCGCACGCAGGGCGGAGGGCCCCTGACGCGCACATGTCAGGAGGGCCTGCTGTGGCTCACCTGCGAAGGGGACGTGAAGGACCACGTGCTGCGACAGGGCGACACCCCGCACCTGACGCGCGCCGGACACGTGGTGGTCCAGGCACTGAGCGCCTCTCGCTTCTGCCTGGCACGACGTGCCTCCCGTGTGCGCGCCGTGCACACCGCCGGCCCAGGGACACGAGGCCCCTGTCCGGTAGGGAGGACGAGGACACACCCCCGAACGCCCCCGATGCCGTGAGCGGAGCCGGAGACCGCCGCCGCTTCGCGCGCGTGCGGCCCCCGGCTGCGCAGGTGTGGACCAGCGCCAACGTATGAACTGGCCAACGGTTCGCCAACGGTTCGGACAAACCCCCGCCGCAATTGAATACCTTGCCTGAACAGCAGGACACCATTCCGGGTGAAGTCAGCCCCAAGGAGGACTTGCATGAAGCCGCAGGGGGGAATCCCACACATCGCTGTCGCAGTCATGGGCCTTTTCATGATGGACACAGGCATGTCCCACGCCCAGGAAGTGCAGCGGCGTGGCAGCACCAGCTACATGCCCGTGGCCCAGACGGAGCCCTTCGCTGACGTCATGGCGCGGATGAAGGCGGAGAAGCCCAAAATCACCGCGCGCCACCAGCAGCTCCTGGAACACCGCTATGACCTGGGAAACCGTCCGGCCCGGGGCGTCACGATGTCCCGGGGGAAAGCCGTCCAGGAAGGCGTGCGGGTGAAGCTCCCACAGGGCGTGACCTGGGAGTCCCTCGCCGCCATGAGCCCGGAGGCGATTCGAGACAGGGGGCTCTTCCCCGCGGGCTTCATGCCATTGCCCCACCCGAATCATCCGGAAGGCGGCATGGTCTTCCCCAAGTTCCACATCGATGAAATCAAGCGGCAGGAAGGGAGGGACCTCACACGGTTCGACCTCGACTTCGACCTGCCGGACCACCTGCTGCCGGAGTTCCCGCCGCCCATCTTCCTCACCACGCGCCCGGACCTGGGGGATGTCTCGCAGGGGAAGCTGGTGACCATCATGAACGTCCAGGAGCTGTTCAACGGCCTCCTGAATCCGAAGCAACTGGAAGGCCTCCGGCTGCTCGTCACGCCCTTTCCCCAGCAGCAGTTCAATCAGACCGCCGACCGCCGCTCCGAGCTGCCCAGCCGGGGCGTGAGCTGCTTCGACTGTCACGTCAACGGCCACTCCAATGGCGCCACGCACCTGGTGGGCGACATCCGGCCCCAGGAGTTCCGCCACCGCATCGATACGCCGACGCTCCGCGGAGTGAACATCCAGCGCCTGTTCGGCTCACAGCGGGCCCTGAAGACCGTGGAGGACTTCACCGAGTTCGAGCAGCGCGCGGCGTACTTCGATGGCGACCCGGTCATCGCGACGAAGAAAGGGGTCAACATCCTCGAGCGGGGTAGCCAGGTACACTTCATGGCGGAGGTCCAGGCCCTCCTCGACTTCCCGCCGGCCCCCAAGCTCCGCTTCGACGGGAAGCTGGACCCGAAGAAGGCCACCCAGCAGGAGATGCGCGGACAGACGCTCTTCTTCGGCAAGGCGCAGTGCTCCGTGTGCCACCTCCCGCCCTATTACACAGACAACCTGATGCACAACCTGCAGGCGGAGCGCTTCTACAAGCCCCGGCTGGTAAACGGCGCGGTGATGGGCTCCGATGGCCCCATCAAGACGTTCCCCCTGCGAGGCATCAAGGACTCTCCGCCCTATCTCCATGATGGGCGGCTCATGACGCTGGAGGACACGGTGGAGTTCTTCAACCTCGTGCTGGAGACCCGGCTCAACGCGCAGGAGAAGAAGGACCTGGTCGCGTTCATGCGCACGCTCTGACGCGCGCGCGGCAAGCCTGCCTCGGACTCACGAGCGGCACCCTCCCGCCGAGCCACACGTGGCTGGGCGGGAGGGCGCCGCGAGACTCCGCACGTACGCCAAGACCCTTAAGCCTGCCTCCACTCCTCACGCTGGCGAACACCTCGAAGTCGAACGTCCTCCTGAGCAACTCCGCGAAAGTCCACTCGCGGTGCCCGCTCCTTCCTGGCCGCTGCCTCAAGCCCCGTGCTCGCTTCCTGCGATCCTGCTTGAGGGACCTGAAATGGCCGCAGTTTGGCGCCTGGAGTGAAGACGCCGTGGAACCTCGTGAGGTTTGCCCGAGGCACCAGGCACCAGGGACGCCAGGCGACGCAGCAACTCCAACCCGGTGAAGAGAAGGTGCGTGGTGCCGTCCGGCAGCGGTCGCGTCATCCGATAGGCGATGCGGCCGTCCTCCGCTCGTGACAGCCGCTCCAGCGCCAGCGCACCGCGCGCCCGTAGCGGCATCGCCGTTCCAGTCCCTGCCTGTCGTTGGCATGCAGGAGCGTGTTGGCGTGCAGGGAGAAACCCTCCAGCAAGGCGCACCGCGCCTGCTTGTTGGGAGGAGGCCGGACGTCCACCTCCGTCCAGCGCAGCCGTTGCTGGCGCGCAAGCGTCTCGTGCCCGCGAAGCATTGCAGGGCAGCAGATGAATGGCGCAGCGCCTGGCGGCCGCCCCACTCGGCGCGGCCGCCATCAGCCCCCCGCGGCTCAGGGCTTCTGCTGGGTGGCCGCGGCCTTCATCCGCTCGAAGGCCGCGATGTACTCCTCCAGCGTATCGAGCCCCACGGCGGCGCGCCGCTCGTTCACCTTCTCGGGGTCCTCCAGCGCCTTGGGCACCGTCTTTCCATCCACCTCCTCCAACTGGGTGGCGTAGCGCTGCGGCTTGCCGGTATTCACCAGCACCCGGTCCGTGAGGTACGCGAGGTCCTTCGCGGTGCCCTCCCCTCGCGCCACGGCCTTCTCCAGCATCGGAAGGACCTCGCTCTGGAAGGCCACATCCTGGTCCGCGTGCTGCACCAGCAACCACGCGGCGAAGGTACCGCGCCGGCCCACCAGGGCGCTTCCCGGCCAGCCATGCTTCGCGATGACGCCCTTGAGCCAGGTGGTGTTGCGGGCATCGACGTCCATCATCTTCGCCTTGGCGGCCTCATCCTGGAAGTTCGAGGCGACGAGGGCACCGCGCGCCGCCTGGTCCTCTTCCATGCGCTTGAGCAACTCGTCCCGCAGCACAGGGTCCGCGGCCTCGTACTGCTTCGCCTCGGCGGCGATGACTCGCTGCTCCAGCGCCGCGTAGCCGGGCAGGCTCCGGACGTTGCTCAGGTCAGGGTCCTTCTGGAGGTGCTTCGCGTCATCGAAGCCCTCCTCCACGGCGCGCTCCAGCCAGACCAGCGCCTCCTCGCGCTCCGCCAGCAAGGACGCCGCGCAGGCCGCGTTGTAGGCCAGGTTCCTGCTGCGCCCCCCGCCTTCCCAAGCGCTTCGGAACAGGGGAAGGGCGCGCGCGTTGTCGCCCTTCATGGCCAGTCCGGATGCCTCGGAGGCAGCCGCTTTCGCTTCGGGCGTGGCGACGGGCTTTGGCGCCGTGGGCTTCGTGACCGAGGCGGCTTCCGGCGCGGCGCCACCACCGTGGGCACATGCAACCAGGTTCAGCGCGGCAAGCAGGGCGATGATGCGACGCATGACACTCCAGGGGTATGTGGGGATGAACGCTGGCGCTCCAAGCACGTCCTCGGAGCGCCAGCGGGCTGGCAGTGTAGGCAATTTCTTCAAGACTCCAAACGCCCAGGCGTGCCGTTCAATCCGGTCCGAAACTGTCTTCCCGCGCGAGCAGGTTGCGATTGCCTCGCGTCGATTCGTCTCAATACTTCTCTGCACGCGGTTCTTCTCCCTGGCTGTCACCCCACGCACTCCGAGCGACGCGGGAGCGGCACGGGCTTCGCCGTGCCGCCCGTCCGGATCGCTCCGTGCTATAGGCCGCACCGCTCGGCGGTACGCACCCGAGGGGGAAAACAGAGGATGTCTGAGCGGCACATTGAGATGTTCTGGCGTTGTTCGAGCTGCAGCCACCGCAACCTCGGCCGCTACATGGTGTGCCAGGGCTGCAAGAACGCCAAGGACGGCAGCGAGCAGTATGAGATGCCGGAGGACACCGCGTCCGCCGTCACGGTGACCGACGAGGCCCTGCTGAGGATGGCCACCGCCGGTCCCAACTGGCGATGCGCCTATTGCGAGAGCGACCAGCGGGCCCTGGACG from Myxococcus xanthus encodes the following:
- a CDS encoding DUF6624 domain-containing protein: MRRIIALLAALNLVACAHGGGAAPEAASVTKPTAPKPVATPEAKAAASEASGLAMKGDNARALPLFRSAWEGGGRSRNLAYNAACAASLLAEREEALVWLERAVEEGFDDAKHLQKDPDLSNVRSLPGYAALEQRVIAAEAKQYEAADPVLRDELLKRMEEDQAARGALVASNFQDEAAKAKMMDVDARNTTWLKGVIAKHGWPGSALVGRRGTFAAWLLVQHADQDVAFQSEVLPMLEKAVARGEGTAKDLAYLTDRVLVNTGKPQRYATQLEEVDGKTVPKALEDPEKVNERRAAVGLDTLEEYIAAFERMKAAATQQKP
- a CDS encoding DUF1501 domain-containing protein, producing MKASPAPGKPGKTLLDDTLVLVMSEFGRSWASRSSNGTYNLPDDHHPYTSVMFAGGNVAANRQVGTYTTRGLGVPVDIIEETGQTQKRVPRSAGVVTTALRIMGMETHHFFIPGGYGEVVGLRKG
- a CDS encoding alpha/beta fold hydrolase; amino-acid sequence: MERFVEVAEGVSLWVESHGPEDAPAILLIMGSTVSGLVWPDELVEALARRHRVIRYDHRDTGASTWAFDTVPYSATRMAEDALAILDALGVQRAHVVGLSLGGVLVQWLLVAHPERLLSATVIGAPALDGAPALDGMTARVPIDPGLFEFWRHMFEPREREAQIEWRVENWRRLHGAVLPFDAEEFRALERRIIGHAGRHDTSTAHARADPSGLARGAELAHVTIPTLVIATPEDPTNPESNARFLARTLPRSTLVTIDGMGHSVPRAVVPSLAKALLGHIETMAPR
- a CDS encoding cytochrome B6, giving the protein MSHAQEVQRRGSTSYMPVAQTEPFADVMARMKAEKPKITARHQQLLEHRYDLGNRPARGVTMSRGKAVQEGVRVKLPQGVTWESLAAMSPEAIRDRGLFPAGFMPLPHPNHPEGGMVFPKFHIDEIKRQEGRDLTRFDLDFDLPDHLLPEFPPPIFLTTRPDLGDVSQGKLVTIMNVQELFNGLLNPKQLEGLRLLVTPFPQQQFNQTADRRSELPSRGVSCFDCHVNGHSNGATHLVGDIRPQEFRHRIDTPTLRGVNIQRLFGSQRALKTVEDFTEFEQRAAYFDGDPVIATKKGVNILERGSQVHFMAEVQALLDFPPAPKLRFDGKLDPKKATQQEMRGQTLFFGKAQCSVCHLPPYYTDNLMHNLQAERFYKPRLVNGAVMGSDGPIKTFPLRGIKDSPPYLHDGRLMTLEDTVEFFNLVLETRLNAQEKKDLVAFMRTL